TCTAATCCATCATAATTTCGCTGATTTTTCTCGAATTGACGCGCTACACTATCTTTTTTATCATTAAGGAAGATTGATAAATACAAATTTCTATTGTTCAACAGTAATTCGATATAAGTATTAATAAGCTGGGTATATAGTTTTTGAATTTTTAGAAGCTCGTCCAATTTAATTCTTGTAGGTTTTCCATACAAAAATACACTTTTTATATGTTCGCTCACATGATCACCTCCTTCCTGCTTATATTTTAGCACATATTCCCTTTGCCCGCTGAATTCCGGCTTTCATCTCTCCAATGAATTGGAGAGGATTCCCGCCGGTTCTTCCTAAAATACTCGATAGAAGTTTTACCCGGCTTGAACCTTTTTACTTTGGAGCTATCCTGTATACCCCAAAGCATAAAATCCGTTTTAAAAAATTCAGCTCCCCATTCTCTCATGGTCCTGAAAACCTTCCTTATGTATTCCATAGCTTCAGGATGACTTGTATCAAGCACATAATACTCTTCATCTCTATAGCCCCATACTTTCGGTTCATTGTACCACTTCCACGGTGTAACGGGTTTACCATCTTTAGTATACAAAACCCAGTCAGGATGATCCTTGTACAGCTCACTCCTATTACCCACCATAAATGGCGCTATCCATATCCCCGGTTTAAAACCATATTTTTTTATAATCTCAAAAGCCGCCTTAAGACCATCAGGCCATAAGTGGTTATGATCCAGCCAATCGCCAGCCGACTTAAAATATCCTGCATCTATCTGTATATACTTTATCCCCAAAGGAGGTTCAATCTTTGCAAACCCTTTTAAATACTCTTCTAGAATTGACTGACTCAAATTATTATAAAGATAATACCATGAACACCAATGATAAGCAGGGGGCTGAACATTTCGAGCATTCATCGCAGACCCAATCATCTTAGCAGTATTTTCAAGTCCACGCTCTAAATTTTCGTCACAAAAAACGTATATAGAAGGGAGCTCAATTGCAGCATCAGGTATGTTTTCAAGTCTAAAGCCCGCAGAAAAACGCTTATGTACCTCATCTCTCGAAATGCATTGAACATCATAACGGTTCATAAACCTGTCGTGAGATTTTGCAAAAAAGTATGTCCACACATTTTTACCTTGAAGAGCAATCATTCCGAAGCTATCGGCTTTTTCCTCTTTTCCCTCAAGTTCATCAATATCGGTATATCCAGATGGCCCTCCCAAGCCAAAACCTTGCCTATAAAGGCCTCTTATACCTTCTATTTCAGCTTGAAAAACCGGATAAAACCACCTAGGTGCTTGCGAAAAACCAAAAAGAGTGCTTTCAATGACTATTTGTTCACCATCTGTAATTAATTTAAGCAATATGCTTCCCTCAATGAGCTTATATTCTATTATTACAACATTATCCTGCCTTTTTACCTCAATACCCAGCGTCTTTATAGGTTTTTCATCAATTCCCGGAAAACAATCTACAATCTTGAAGCTGCCTCTTTGAATAGTAAAAGCACCATTATGCTGTACTTCAATGGACAGGGACATCACACAAATCATCTCCCTTTGAGTGCTTAACCTTAATGTTAATACAAAAGAAGGCGTCTCGTCTTTAGCTATAAAAAAATTACCTTACTCCATTTTTAGCCACTAATATTATTATAGGCCAGCAAGAACAAAATATCAAATGGCACAAGGAATTTTGTAGAAAAAAATAATGAAATTGAAAATAAGGCAAATAATAATCGTAAATATATAGATTAGTACAAAAAAAGGCAATATATTTAAAGATTATCTTTAGTTCTATATGATAAAATTCTAGTAAACAAATTGGCTAAGGGGGATATAAATATGAGGAAAAGATTTACTGCATTAACTTATTCATCTATAGATGATTTTGTTTATGGAAATGCAGCAAAACCGTTAAAGATGAAAAATGGTATGGTAATAGGTGGCGGAACGGTTTACCCTGAGATTAATTTTACATTGCCGCCGATGAATATCAACAAAGA
Above is a window of Caldanaerobius fijiensis DSM 17918 DNA encoding:
- a CDS encoding glycoside hydrolase family 36 protein, with the protein product MSLSIEVQHNGAFTIQRGSFKIVDCFPGIDEKPIKTLGIEVKRQDNVVIIEYKLIEGSILLKLITDGEQIVIESTLFGFSQAPRWFYPVFQAEIEGIRGLYRQGFGLGGPSGYTDIDELEGKEEKADSFGMIALQGKNVWTYFFAKSHDRFMNRYDVQCISRDEVHKRFSAGFRLENIPDAAIELPSIYVFCDENLERGLENTAKMIGSAMNARNVQPPAYHWCSWYYLYNNLSQSILEEYLKGFAKIEPPLGIKYIQIDAGYFKSAGDWLDHNHLWPDGLKAAFEIIKKYGFKPGIWIAPFMVGNRSELYKDHPDWVLYTKDGKPVTPWKWYNEPKVWGYRDEEYYVLDTSHPEAMEYIRKVFRTMREWGAEFFKTDFMLWGIQDSSKVKRFKPGKTSIEYFRKNRRESSPIHWRDESRNSAGKGNMC